The window GGACACCCGACTCCTACTTGTTGTTGGACTAATCTCTTCACTCAGTTGGCTATTGGCATTTCTAAGTTTTCTTGTGATAAAGTAATTGTAGTGAGTCGTCCAATCTCTTCCATCTCTGCATTTTAGACgccgccaaatttgatcctatttgAAATCAAAGGAGATGAAATACTGGGCACTTGGCTCTGATATTGATTGAAAAGACTCCGCACTAGAAACAGAAGATGTCATCCGATCCTGCGTGTCAAAAACAAAAAGTAGAGGGAAAAATGTTAGCAATCGGGCCAGGGAAGGGTCCTCAACGTCAgtactctgatgctcaagtcaactAGGTGTCTGAGAGGAAATACAGTGAACAGTAGTCAAGAATAATGGAATCTGGGTGTCTTAGGTTACGTAGTGTAGTGTTTGCATTAGCATACTTGTGCCTGTAGatggagacccctttttatagtgttAATTTTACTCTCTGTATGAATCTTGAAGCATTGCCAAAATAAGACCGACCCTTTTGTCATTCTGATAACTTTCCAAAAATAGGTCCATTTTTGTGTTTCACGGTGTAGAAGTTTCTTTATACAAAATACACAGGGAATATTCTCTTAATTCTCTGACAGTCGTTATAAAAAATGCCAAGAAGGGATATTAAGTCGTTGAGTATGTGGGACACCTATATGCTTAATGGATAGGTTGTCCGACCGATCGAGTCTCCTATGTAGTCTGATCGACTCTTGTTTGTAGGCGCGATCGGGTCAGATAAAGGATGGATGTTACTCCTAAGGACTCGGCTTATGCTCGACCTTCACACTTGTGTAAATAGTCTATTCTGGTCGGGCCATGTGTCCAGCATGCTCGATTGAACCTTTGGTCCGATCGATTAGAGCACTTGACAGAGACACCTAAATCATCTCTGAATGTCATTGATATAACTCGAGATTTTATCGACTCTGAGAGACTCTAAATTCGATTGGCCCAATGACCTGATCGGCTATACCACTCGACCGAACCAAATGTCCCTGTTAACCTCGAGTGTTGACCCCTTCTTGACTTTGATGGTCACGTCAACCGATCTTCTTGACTTCGACCTCGATCTCGACCTAGGGCCCCAccttttatatataataataataataataataataataataataataataataataataataacctaCATACTTCATGGTGTACACCTTGTGAGCACCAAGTGTATCTTTTAGAgcttagggtttagattttaGGATTTAAGGTTTAGGTTATAGtatttaaactaaagaaaataaaaaaaatacacatggTACTCACAATGTGTGTACGGTGTGCAGGTTAGAAAACCTCTCTATATAAAATTTTGTTACTCTACTTATCTTATGGTGTTCACCTTATGAGCaacaagtatatatattttttctttattttttgtagagctcagagtttaaaatttagggtttagggtttaagttatagtattaaagctaaagaaataaaaaaaatacatatgacATGCTCACAAGGTTAGCACCATAGGATAAATAACGTATCAAGACTCTCTTTTATATATAAGGATTTGTTATCATGTCCGACTCACCATTTACGACTATCATGCACGATTGAGTGAGTCGGGGTGCCCGAAATTTATCTGAGTGCTCTGATTTCTCAATGAGCCATGGACGGAGagtcgtgtatatatatatatatatatatatagagagagagagagagagagagagagagagagagagagagagagagaaatcttATGCTGCGGTGGCTTATGTGCGGTTTTGCTGCGGTACTTGCCTCGTCagcggcctggaccgatcaggctccaacctgatcggcttggaccgatcaggctccgacctgatcggtccccggaccgatcaaccaactctatgTGAGAGTTGGTTGGCTTgatcggccgtggaccgatcaaagaggtggatcggtccacgcaccgatccgcTGATTTTTTGTGTTTTCCGATCGGTCCATCGATCAGAGATTTCAGATCGAGTTGGAGCCCTGTCGGTCCAGTTGCCGACGCAGCACAAGCGACAAGATTTCTCTATATATATGAGAAATCTTATGCTGCGGTGGCTTATGTGCGATTTTGCTGCGATACTTGCCACGTCagcggcctggaccgatcaggctccaacctgatcggtctgggagtctcctgatcggtctgtggaccgatcaggcatatatatatatatatatatatatatatatatatatatatatgccacAATTTACTATAAGcatcatgaaaatgtataacaaACTACCAGAGCACTGGAGTATCGATATACAcagtttttattttttaggtatataaAGATTGAGTCTCAGTTTTGACGAATTAACAAATAAATTATGCTCAATGGACGGTTGATCTAAGAATACTAGGCTGATGAACTGTCCGCTACGAACACTTCTCTAATTTATCTTTATAACcgatgaaatttttttattaaagtgGATCAATTATCCTAAGATTAATCAACGTAAGTTGAATATCTATTGTCaactattataataataataataataaaaaagtgaAAATGTACCACAAGAACATGGCAGCTGATGACAGCGAAGAGCAAATTTGATCAAACTAAGATGGCTTAATCGTAACAGGAGACAAAACAATCTCAGAACAGTCAACTAGTTCAAGTAGTTCTCCATCATATTCTCCATTTTCCTGGTTCTGCTGGAGTGGCTCTCCAAACTCAAGAAGTCCTCTGTGTTATCCACACCAAGCACAGCCTCACCTCCATTGCCATGGACACTTGAAGTATCGAGAACACCCTTCCCCTCCTCACCGTTGCCATAAAGGCTCACAGAAGCATGCTGAATCTTCTCTCCCATCACCTCGGAGTTAAATAGAATCTTGGCGTCGTCTGGTCTTCCTGTGAGAGCAGAAAAGAAGGAGAGGCCATTGGGCCAGCGCAGGTCTGGATCCGGCTCTTCCAGTTGAGCTCCTGCAGAGCGAGGGAGGAAGAGGCGGGTAGCGTCCTTGTTGTTAGGAAATCCTCCATGGGGAGAAGGTTGGTAAATTGCGGGAGAATTCAGAGAGGCAGAGTGGCTCCAGTTGTAGAGCGACGGTGGATTCGGAGCAGGCATTTGATTGAATGCAACAGAGGAAGTAGCGCTGCTGTTCCTGGAGGAGTAGAGCTGAGAGAGGAAGAAGCTGGACTGGTGCCCGAGCGATTCAAACATGTGCCTCATTCTCAACACGAAATGCAGGTCCTCTGCTATCTAATGTGTTCCGAAGTTTGAATCTTAATGTGatctttagaaaataaaaatactcatAATCCCCAAAAGGAAACCATCAACTTAACACTTACTATCTTGCAGGAACCAAGTTGGAGGAGACCATGGCCTACTTGGATCACAGCTATAGTCTGATCCAAAGATCACAACTTAACTAAAAGGAGTTTCGAAgtttagaaaagaaaattaaaaagggAAAAGTGCGTTGCCTGAATGCCAGAGGCAAATTGATCGGTCCATTCTGGTGGAAGCTGCATGCACAAAGGAAAACAAAGAATAAAGCTCCAGTCACAATGATTTAAAGCATGCAAATGGATGCCTAAAAAGACCAGCGAGATTAAAGGTAAAGGGCATCCGATTCTAATTCTTTTGCAGGTACAATGATGGTCCAAAGTGTAAGGTTTCCAGCACTGGCTTCTACCTTTTGTCATCTGGCGCAGTGGTGCTATCTAGTAAAAGGTAAACAACAAGAGGGGGAAAAAACAGACTGGCTACGACGTACAGCATCAAAGGAGCTCTGCCAGTAGCTGGTTATGCTGGCCTCGCATTGATCCGAAGGTTCCTTGAACACCCATTTGTGACACTTATCAGAAGCAACCTTCCCCATCAAGCTGCACAATTCAATCAATTTCCCAGATCAACAAACCATtagcaaaagaaagaaaaaccACACTCCTCTTTTGGCCAATTCGCTAACCAATGACAGACAAAAGTGATCCAAATCGTTATTTTAACAGAAAATGATTGAAGAGTTAATTACGCAAGGGAAGGCGCTAATTAAGAATGAAGAGTTGTTTCTTCTATGGTCAATGATTATCCCTCAGCACCTACCGATTACCCACCCTTCTCCATAGTTGTAGAGTTGAATGGACATTTTGCTGAAGGCCTTCCTCACAGGATCCTCCCCGTCCACGCACCCGGCTGCACTTGTCTGACAAAATCCATCTTCCCACATTAACATCCTACATTTTTATCATATCCCTATGGGAATTAGCTAATTTGGACAAGGACTCAAATCTTTACAAGAAATCAGACGAACAATTAGTGGCGACAACTCACAGGCTGCCATTGTCGTCTCCCACCACCTTGCAGACATTGCCACTTCTACTCCTCCTGCTCACCAGATTCGTAAAAACGAATTAATCAACAGCAATTAGCTTGCTAACGtagtagagagagagagagagagagtacggGCGTGGGCGTATAGTCCAGAAAACAGAGTAAGTCCAATCCGAGCTGAGGCAGACGTTCCTGAGAGCTTCATGCAGAGCCATCACCCCAATTGCCTCCTTGCTCCTACTGTCCCCTCGTCCCGAGCCCACCATTTCTTCTctatctctctcttttcttctcctactAAGAACCAAAACCTCACCTCAATCTATTATTGTATGTAGGCGAATTTCTAGCTATTCTAAAGGAGAATCTCCGATCGCCCTTTGCACTCACACTTTCCAATCTCATAGCTCTGTTCAGTTGCAAGGCATCAGAGGAACAGTtagcaaaaaaggaaattttcctTAGATTTCTGACCATTTATTGTCGGGCTGCTGCTGCTTCTACTGCTAGCTGCTTTCCTTCCATTCCAATAGCCATCTCCATCCACGAGTGGTCCTAACTTTTACTTCCGGGTTTAATTATATAGCTGATTAGCTACTGAACATCAGTTAGAAaggaaaaacacacacacacaccccaaTCTAATCAAATTTAACAAGATCTGGCACTGAAACAGACAGCAAGGAATAAACTAAAGCCCGAGGCACGTGAGCACGTGCCGTGGCAGAGGGCGGTGCCTCGTGACGCATAAACAAATGAAAAGTGGACAATGCAGATTAAGAACAATGCAGATTAAGCGTGTCAGCGATCCTTGAGAAGGTAGAGAATGGGAAAGGCGGGGATGGGAATGAAGAGCTTTAACTTGAAGAAATAAGGGGATTGAATTGAAGCGAAAGTGCTGCTCTGCTCAGCCGCAGCTGGCGGAGTTAAGAGCACCAATTGCGGGGCAGTGTACCCTGCCACTGGGACAACTTCCACCTAAACC is drawn from Zingiber officinale cultivar Zhangliang chromosome 1B, Zo_v1.1, whole genome shotgun sequence and contains these coding sequences:
- the LOC121975781 gene encoding protein RICE SALT SENSITIVE 3-like is translated as MVGSGRGDSRSKEAIGVMALHEALRNVCLSSDWTYSVFWTIRPRPRSRSGNVCKVVGDDNGSLMLMWEDGFCQTSAAGCVDGEDPVRKAFSKMSIQLYNYGEGLMGKVASDKCHKWVFKEPSDQCEASITSYWQSSFDALPPEWTDQFASGIQTIAVIQVGHGLLQLGSCKIIAEDLHFVLRMRHMFESLGHQSSFFLSQLYSSRNSSATSSVAFNQMPAPNPPSLYNWSHSASLNSPAIYQPSPHGGFPNNKDATRLFLPRSAGAQLEEPDPDLRWPNGLSFFSALTGRPDDAKILFNSEVMGEKIQHASVSLYGNGEEGKGVLDTSSVHGNGGEAVLGVDNTEDFLSLESHSSRTRKMENMMENYLN